The Hippoglossus hippoglossus isolate fHipHip1 chromosome 21, fHipHip1.pri, whole genome shotgun sequence genomic sequence AGACTGTTGAAGCTCGGATTATCAATCCAATATTCTGAAGATATAACAGCATCATAGCAATAATTGCAGGTTTTGATGATGATTATAGATAAAGGTTATTGTGGTATTTATGgtaactctctctctgtctctctgtctctctctgtctctgtctctctctagcTCAGGAGATGCTCTCTGCCAGTATCTCTCAGACTTGTATCCTGCAGACATGTGGAGTCCCTCACCCTAATATGTTGAGCGGCGCAAACCAACTGCAAGGTAATgagcagatacacacatacacacacacccacatgagtgcacacacacatacacactcttcTAGTTCTATCTTAGTGGGGACGATGATTTGCATAATGCGTCCCCTAGCCCCTTAGCCTAAACTTAATCATCTCAATTAAATGCCCAACTGCTCCTactctgtgtctgtggtctttctgttatttatttattttatttacttattcatttattacTTGTATGGTACGGTTTTAACCAAATCAATTATGATTTTAATGAGTgactttttaagtgtttttaattttcaatttgatttaatttagattAAATTTTTTTACATCCACGGTCCCCGTATGCCCAGGCCCCTTGTGACGCACACTCGGAGTGCTGGATTTTAAACCcaacctaattctaaccttGACCCTGAAACCAGGTCTTAACACTttaacagccctttgaaaagTGAGGAGTggccaaaatatcctcactttccgaaatgtcctcactctgtaccGTCTATGCtgatggtcctcacaaagatataagtacatgtacacacacacacgcacacacataaacacacacactcatgcatgcacgcacacacaggcataaTCATTCTCCCGCTGTCCTGCAGTTAAACCCGGTAAACTCAGCAGAGAATTACTTTATCCTccatttaattttaaatctgCTACCAGTTAAAATCAATTTCAGACTTGATTACCTCACCTAGCGCCTGAGATCTTTAGCGCAGTTGTTAAGCGTAACTGTCAAAGAGGACTTGccacttcctccccctcctgcaGAGAGTGCAAAAATCCAAATAAAGAGGCAATAGTGTGAAAACGGTCTCGAAGAACTGTGTTGGTGTCGGGAGATTTCCTATTTTGTTCATGGCAGAAGGAAACAAATTCATGTCAGTCATCTGtggtttttataaatatttttgacaCTTGATATGTGCTCGAGCAAAGCAGATGTTTATGCAATTCATCACATGTTACTAATTCAAATTTAAAGGGGAGCTCCATCCATTCATATTGAGATTACATTTGCATTTCAATATTTCACACTGCTAATGTCATTACCGCCTGCAGTAGGGGTTGGTGTTTTACACCCAGTGAGGAGGAATGGAACAGGAACATACATTGTGCAAGGTACTCGGTAGATTGCAAACCTACATcaagtcccaacagtcccctaatgaaaccaaCTTAAAACTCACTCGATCAAAATTTTTATTAggatctgcaccgaattgcccacactcataaatatcagttccataaaaatgccagatttttattgagatccattaattattctctgagaaatcaatgaaaatgttgagagAAAAATTTCCTGGATCTGAACCAGATCTGCAATAAAAcgtaatgggttcttccctccctctaagtttcgtggtaatcagtccggtagtttttgcgtaatcttgcttacaaaccaaccaaataGACAGTggtggaaaacacagacaacaacGGGTAATAATATATTTAGGTGTagctgtcgcctcacagcaagaaggtttctggttcgaatcccagtttggtctgggtctttgtgtgtggagtttgtggggtttggagactctaaatttgCCGTGAGCATTAaaaagcagtatagataatggatggatggatatttcaTTCAAGCACTAAGCTTTAAATCTAAACTACAATCAAAACTAAATTGTAAAATGGCAACATTCCTCTTTTTGAAACCACCTCTGAAGCAGTCGTTTTGACTTTTACCTCCAAGGAAGTTGAACAACTTCCCTCTGTTTCATGTTTCTCCAAACTCAGGACCTGAGATTACTTTAGTAGTGTCAAACTACAATGTGACACTattgcagtatttttttttttgtaccagACATGAACGCAgaccaaaataaatatatctaaCAAGTGTAATCAGGCTGTCACAGCAGAGGTGTCCTGCATACTAATTCTTCATAAATAGTAAGATTCACTGAATACATAAATATCCTCTGAAGGTCTagtaaagtagaaaaaaaacccGAATGTGACTTTAGTTAAAGAATGTGTAATTGAACTATTACAATTTCATATGATTGAACCAACTGGAGCAAAATCAGGCCAAGAAGAATAAATTAAGTAAAGTGTAGCCCTGGTGGCACAGAGCGATTAGTATTTGCAGAcctaataaaatgtatattttaacagCCAGCAGGGTTAAAAAAGTAGGATTCAACCCACTCGAGCATCGACCCGGTGACATCAACCCTCTCCTGTAAATGGTCTAATAAAGCAGTTTGGTCTGTGGTATCCGAGGCGGTGCTGAAACACATTAGGATTAAAATTAAACAGGGGCCCACGTTTACGACCAGTAAGAGATCATTTGTCACTTCAATTAAGTTGCTGCGCTGCCAAGGGGAAGAATGATGGTGCGACAGATGTAACCAATGGTCGACGTGAGTAACATCAACTTGTTTGGGATGATGCTTAGCTCAAACAAGGGAAGTATTAATTATTGAAAAGCTGACAAACCAACTGCAATTAAGACAAATAAACCTTGAGGAATTTAGTGGGAGGCACATGAAGCGTGTAAGAGGGAGAATCCACGAGAGAAACTTGATGATACTTGTTCAACAGCACTGGACAGAAGGATATGTGAGAGGAGGCAGGAACAGTTAAACAGAGCTGTGTGATTAGAGATGAGGTCACAGGAGAAATTGCTCCTTTAATTTTGAAAGCTGCACTAATCTATTAATTTAAAATTAACAATGGATTAAACGACACGAAGTGGAATGTGAAAGGTGTTGCTTTACGAACCCAAAGAGAATTATCAACTCCTCTCGGCTATCAAGACCTTATTTTAGCCTTTTTTTACCACATCAACCttgttttcaaatatatatatatacacacatacatgtttaCAGAAAGGTACTGGTATAGATAGAGAGAAAATGAACAGAAGAACGTGCTGATTTTACGCCATAGACGTGTATGCATGtatagaatgtatataaagatggacgacgcatctaCACTTCCTTccaatatccagaaatgaagctaaaatatcccagatgcAAAGGtcgccatcttgcgcatttggagccagagtctgcgcagtaatTAATAGGGGATGGAGCCATGGCAGCGAGGGCCAGTCTATgcatgctcgaccaatcatgagtcagtctcagcaaCGTTTTATTGCAtcaattaacaaattaaaaccaaacttatcagacacatgaatcagtgtgataagaactacctaaaatgacagaaactgtcTTTGAGGACATGTTATTTAACGTGGCTTTTTGGTTTGCtgcatgtcccatccactaacatggaggaggcagtggtaaatgacctatactgcagctacAGTCTACGTAATTGTgccagtttgttttctttgtcttttctgaTTCTGCTCCACTCTTTGGTCGGGTCCACATGTGTTGCAGCTGGATGGACCGCGTCCATGTGCACAAAGGCTCGTGAGCCTCTTTCACAAACCCTCTCGCTGCCCGCTCAGCCTCTGTGTGCACCGCACCATGGCCGTATGTAGACAGTGTCCAAGGAACATCAGAGCAGAACAAcagcctctctccctccagcaCAGTGAGCAAAACACGGTGCCTCAGGCCGAAATCACACGGGCCCTTGACTGACAGGAAGTTATGAGGCATCTGCCAAGCTCTATGAAATATAGGCTTCAAATTATAATTGTAAGAAGGCAGACACGCTGTGCACTGTACCGGTATTCTACCTCCtagcgttaaaaaaaaaaagtagatttCAACTTCTCCCCTACACCTTCAGCACAAGGGGAAATCACTGATGAGTTGTGGAAGAATCTGCCACTTTGctttccagctgctgctgcatagACTCGACTGAACAATTCAGCCGGTCGATGACAGCATCCTTTTCTCTGTCCACTTTGGAAGTCCAACCATTTTTGTACAGAGGGGGGGCGGAGATTGAGAGGGCTGTTATGGCATTTAGAATCTCTGCAGCTGTATTCCTCCACAGAGGCAAAAACCACTACTCTGCTAAACATTTAGCTGCTGCACATCAGAGTTTCAGATGAAGCGATCGCAGCCATGTTGTCACCTCGGGCTCAGTCGGAAAGGCGCTGCTGTTCGAGGCAACAAGCATTTGATGGATTGTTGCTGATGTCTTTCAGCCGAGCAGACGGAGAGATAAATCTTTGCCCCCGAGCAAAGTGGAGGAGAGGCTGAGATGAGACCTGTGTGAATTTTGATCAGCGGAGCAACtatcacacaaaaaaactttctttatttattatttaccttTGCAAAACAACAGACAAGACAGAACAATATAAGGGAGAAAACAGTGAATACTGGTCTGAtaaaggggggggtgggggtgagaaAAAGGTGCATTAATACTTATCCTTGTCTTGTCGACATAAATTTTATTTACTCacaacattcattaaaaaaaaaaactgaatcataGAAGCAGGATTAAATAAAGGGGTAGTGTATTAGACCAACGGCTTTAGcgaggtgttcctaataaagtggcaACCTTCGTCTTTAGTGCTTTGTTATTTCATTTGATTAGTTGAGACTAAAACGAGAGCGACTCTCTACCTCCCTTATCACAGAAAGTCAGGTGATGCATGTGTCTAACATTTGCATTGTAACCCCACAAGAGGGGAGTGTTGCCTTGTTTATCTCAGATCCAGTTTCAGCAAACAAAGAGCATGAGatcagtggagctgctgttgCCTACTGCAGTGAAAAGAACGTAGTGTCAACTCAATCTTTTTTTTCGGTAAAATCTATCAATGCGCTTCTTttcctccactgtgtgtgtgtgtgtgtgtgtgtgtgtgtgtgtgtgtgtgtgtgtgtgtgtgtgtgtgtgtgtgtgtgtgtgtgtgtgtgtgtgtgtgtgtgtgtgtgtgtgtgtgtgtgtgtgatgcaccAACCATCTGCTGTTCTGGCAGTAATCCGtctttaatacaaaataaaggaAGAAACTAGTTATTaacaagcagcagctccactgcatCGTACTGAGGCATCAACAGCCACCTGTAGAAATAATGAGGAATTAAGGTTTTAGTCCATTGTGCAACGTTTATCTCTGCTGAAAACAGACCTTTTACAATAAGTGTGATAAGGGAACTCAGGTTTGCGTGGGGACACTGGAGCCAAGGACAAGAAGACACTGCAGTTATTGAAACACACTTCTTTTCACACCATTCAAACTCCGCTCACTGCTTCTCTCGGTGAATGGAGTCGGCTCAGGTGTCAGAACGTCACCCaagtgtgacagagaaaaatTCCATTTCATTCCATACAACACACGGTACATTCAATGCCGTGTTTGTGCTTGTGGTATTCTTTGTAGATGTACGAGTGACAGCATGTACAttcaaagagacagaaaataaaaagaaggcAGCACAGTTGGTCGCAGCAGGAAGGTTCCCAGTTCGTCCGGGGTCTCTCTCTGTGGACTCTGGATGTTCTCCCTTGTCTGCGGGGGGTTTTCTCCTGGTAccccggcttcctcccacattccaaaaacatgcagattggagttTACTTAATTGCAAACTGTGCCCGCGAGTGTGagtggatgtttgtgtctgcatgtttgccctgtgatacactggtgatCTGACCAGGTGGGTGTACCCTGCCGGCAGGGAtgggctccagctcccccccgcTACCCTCTGCAGTATATATGATGGATGGATCGATACTGAACATATATCAACaaccagaatggcactcagcagacCCATAACTTGCACATCTTTATGATTGTGCGTTGTAATCGCAAAGGTGCGTCCTTGTGCAATTTTTCTTGTAACCAAATAATCAAAACTTAAGAAGGGTTTGCAGTTCATAGCATAAAcagaatggccctcagtagagcacacacctccgccaacagtccccttaaattcaatcaagctgcaaaaaattgcacacactcacaaatatcagttccctaaatgagtgttgttgtttttttaaacaagaagGGAAATTAGTTAAAATGAGATATTCCTGCATGGATCCACACTAAAATTTTACAGAGATCTTTTTTGGCCCATTCTTCCTCGAGAAATCCGCTTGGTagtttctgcataatcctgctgccaaacaaacaaacaaatggacagcgGTGAAAACAGAAACTCCTTTGCGGATATAAAACCGGCTTGAACCTTCATTTCAGGAGGGGGGTGGAAGTTGTCATattgttgcatttatttttttagaataCAACACACTGACCAAACAAAGGGAAGTTTTTATTCCCATGCCTCAGAGAGTCTCACAGGGAGACGTCAAACGCTTTCTGTGCTGTTGAGATAAAGGCTCCCAGCGTACTTGTGGGAATAGAGGCCATGCTGCTCCCAGTGCCCTTCTGACACTTCTGAGGGTCTCCCCTGTGACTCCCACCCACTCATTTTCCTCTCTCaagctctccctctctttctgcccctctccccttctccaGGGTCTCTTACTCCTTGCTTGTACAAGTTTCCAGATCATGGTCTGAGTAGCGGCTCTTGCGCATTAAGCCACGGTTTCTCTTCGCTGCCCTCGGCTATTCTCTCGACTGATGAGGCCCCTGGGGGCCCCACTGTCGGAGAGATGAAAACTGACGCCCAGAGGAAGAGCATGCGGGACTCCGACGATACCCCAGCCATGGACTCCCCGCAGATACGAGAGCTGGAGATGTTTGCCAATGACTTCAAGATACGGAGGATCAAACTGGGTACGATTCCTGGGCAGCTTGAAACCATCTTCGTGTTTGACTGCAACAATTAGATATCTCACCACATGCCTCTGTGGTTGCACCCACCTAGAGCTGCTTCTCCACCCAATGCATTCAagtgtttccttttctttcccatTTTGCCCTCCAGGCTACACCCAGACTAATGTAGGCGAGGCGCTCGCTGCTGTGCACGGCTCAGAGTTCAGCCAGACCACGATCTGCCGCTTTGAAAATTTGCAGCTGAGCTTTAAGAACGCCTGCAAACTCAAGGCCATTCTGGCAAAATGGCTGAATGAAGCGGAGCTGGCTGGCGGTGAGTCACACGCGCATCTGCTCTCCCGCACCATCAGCGAaagcatttatttaaatgtaacctTTAGCCATCTCATCTCTATAAGGAAAATAACTGCTTTTGATTAGTCTGAAAGGATCTGTTAGAAATTATGAGAGCAAACTTTTCCTTGCATGATTATTAAGATTTATTGGACGACTTGTACATCATGTAAGTCAGCAGTTCACAATCTTCTTCCCCTATGACTTTATTAAAATTAAGTGATATCTGACATTAAGCTCTAAGCAGTGGCGGttctaggatttttctaaatttaCACAGTGGCCAATTATATATCCAACGTTCATatacaattcctgattcagttaGGTTCACATTTAAGTAATTTCTTGTATATGTAAACTCtatagctttgattcaaagacacaaatcattgaatatattttgaaaatagttttttttatgttaaggTAAATATTAGGttttctgtcagctcttcagaaaaccctcaggttttaggGGGTCGTTCTCAAACAACACTGAAGGTTTAGAGGTCATTTCTATTTGTTGCCTTGGGTCCTAATGGGGTTTAATGACTACTAgcaggacaggggcacttcaggggccaatcagatttgaGCTGGGGCCAGTTCCCCCAGGCCCCGCCCCTGGCTGTGAGCTGTTCTTTTcttaagtttaatttaaatgagGTCAAATTACTCAGAACTGATGTAAGGAAAACTTAAATGTATATCATGTTTTGTAGTCGAAGCAGAACAAGGTCACATTAAAGTGCATCTGAGATATGTGATTTTTAACCGGGTGACATTAACATCTGTTCTAAAGGTCTTAGGGACGTCACAGTTGGTCTTATGTTACAGTCGTACAGGTGATCGGAGAGAAATTagaaaaaggtccagtgtgttaGATTAGATTGTTCAGTCTCTAACTGTCAGTAAATCactttcatctttcttttccatcctcGCTACAGGTACAATAAAGTAACGACATGTTTTCTTCCTTGCAGCCTTGTACAACGATAAAATAGGGATGAATGAGCGAAAGAGAAAACGGAGAACAACTATCAGGTATCTAATGTAAGGACCAAACATACAGAGCATATATATGTAGATTTCTATGTTTATTCTCAGTGTGCTCTCCCTGTCCCTCCACACCACAGCCTGGGAGCTAAGGAGGCTCTGGAGCACAGCTTCGTGGAGAAAAGTAAACCGTCCTCTCAGGAAATAGCGCGGATCGCCAAAGGCCTCCACCTGGAGAAGGAGGTGGTCCGAGTCTGGTTCTGCAACCGGCGCCAGCGGGAGAAACGGGTGAAAACGAGCCTGAACCTCAGCTCCTGTTTGTCCAAGATCAACCCAAACTGCCTCTCACAGATGAGTAAAGCCCAGAGGCCGATGACGTAGTTTGATGCTCGGATGGAGAGCGAGTGTTCCACTGACGGTCGGTGTCCGACAATCATTCCAGGGGGAAGAGGGTGAAGTTTACTGAACAGCAAACAGAAAGGTCTCATAATGAAAACCGCACAGTAAGCAGCTGCTGACACTTGAAACTGTTTTGCTGATTTGACATCCAGATGAGAAATTATCCCCAGTGAggctgacaaaataaataaataaaacgctCCAACACAACTTTGCTATAAAACCACAAATCAACATCAGCAGCGAATGTCTGAGTTCGTAAGGACATCCTTTATTACAGCTACCTTAATgtcatttaaagttgttttccttctttattACGAGAACAGAATGGTTTTCCTTGAGCCTATTTTAACTGCATATTACAACGGACAAAAAAACATAGAAGATTTGAGAATAAGGTCTTAAAATTGCAAGAATGTCATTTGTTAtcttacaagaataaagtcgtaattttagGGCAATGTCATTTTACAAGGGCAATATCAGGATCACTCAAGAAGAGTCTGGTTCAAGTTTTGGGATTTTTCCTTGCTGCTTAATTTCTCGAAAAACGGACttttctcgtaatattacaactttactcTTCTGATATAAAATGTTCTCATTAATTtgtaactttattcttgtaatttattgtctttttttatattatggcttttctcattaaattatgacttagtaatattatgaccttattctcaaaatctatcttttttctttacaattgCCTCAATACCCTGTCGTACTTTCCGTCTTTATTACTAGAACAGTCCTTTTTCTTACCTCCATATTAAGTTGAAGCtgtgaagaaaaaacacttattCAATAAGTTCATTTGAGCTGCAGCTTCCAGTCCTGACTTTAAAACACTGTGCCTTGTTTGCCATGTTAATACGGAAACTATATTAACCATAGAGACCAAATGTAATTAATCGGCATCAGATTGCAGA encodes the following:
- the pou1f1 gene encoding pituitary-specific positive transcription factor 1 isoform X2, translated to MACQAFSTDSFAQLSGDSALPILMHHASASDCLPSTSHAHSMVSAVSSGLSLGQSSKRSHMHLSTSSLGNALGNSPPSLHYPVAPCHYSNQQATYGMMTAQEMLSASISQTCILQTCGVPHPNMLSGANQLQGSLTPCLYKFPDHGLSSGSCALSHGFSSLPSAILSTDEAPGGPTVGEMKTDAQRKSMRDSDDTPAMDSPQIRELEMFANDFKIRRIKLGYTQTNVGEALAAVHGSEFSQTTICRFENLQLSFKNACKLKAILAKWLNEAELAGALYNDKIGMNERKRKRRTTISLGAKEALEHSFVEKSKPSSQEIARIAKGLHLEKEVVRVWFCNRRQREKRVKTSLNLSSCLSKINPNCLSQMSKAQRPMT
- the pou1f1 gene encoding pituitary-specific positive transcription factor 1 isoform X1 codes for the protein MACQAFSTDSFAQLSGDSALPILMHHASASDCLPSTSHAHSMVSAVSSGLSLGQSSKRSHMHLSTSSLGNALGNSPPSLHYPVAPCHYSNQQATYGMMTAQEMLSASISQTCILQTCGVPHPNMLSGANQLQGSLTPCLYKFPDHGLSSGSCALSHGFSSLPSAILSTDEAPGGPTVGEMKTDAQRKSMRDSDDTPAMDSPQIRELEMFANDFKIRRIKLGYTQTNVGEALAAVHGSEFSQTTICRFENLQLSFKNACKLKAILAKWLNEAELAGALYNDKIGMNERKRKRRTTIRYLILGAKEALEHSFVEKSKPSSQEIARIAKGLHLEKEVVRVWFCNRRQREKRVKTSLNLSSCLSKINPNCLSQMSKAQRPMT